A window of Sebastes umbrosus isolate fSebUmb1 chromosome 3, fSebUmb1.pri, whole genome shotgun sequence contains these coding sequences:
- the LOC119485151 gene encoding LOW QUALITY PROTEIN: protein phosphatase 1 regulatory subunit 29-like (The sequence of the model RefSeq protein was modified relative to this genomic sequence to represent the inferred CDS: inserted 2 bases in 1 codon): MASRLRLSSLFLSLLLPALLLLHLPGEVKGDCWLIEGDKGYVWLAICSQNQPPYETIPQHINSTVHDLRLNENKLKAVLFTSMYRFTNLTDLNLTKNEISYIEDGAFAGQANLQVLQLGYNKMTNLTEGMLRGLGRMQCLFLQHNLIEVISTNAFWECPSLSSLDLSSNKLARLDPATFNVLNRLLVCELAGNPFHCGCDLFSFLSWLEEFNNVTHTYDRLQCETPLEMTGFPLLSPLPGHGRNARYTLKSTCRDGVKITGLTSQTPDQDGSGMGLDNPDQGLYHQPTISSTADPTYNHQISLKLQTVSLYTASLMVQIPRPYSKMYILSQFNHTIAADIKPLKSKKEVLILDNLKPHTNYTYCVASTSKSQRYNHTCVSFTTRGMGTEDPRANPSTTTHYIMTILGCLFGMVIVLGVVYYCLRRRRIEEEKQKAISVKKTILEMRYGPEAAAAVANDPGAMQRLQEQAHHQHHHSGGAGGKLPQSTSSSTGMLHGSANTSSSRLSTLPQVEKMATAFSEAVSGKGNYMDVRTAGVAGEGREGGVXGGAAMGGEVIVDMRGGGDNGTEAGEDSDDDGRGSASEISTIAKEVDKVNQIINNCIDALKLDASANVATTADNGNSLSSSQPLTCMTSLPRNLLPLSPGHLGDQIMASSPKVHPKPHPQPHPQQHPQPHPQPQHHPHPQLHQPPHPASMAPVPLVMPLSERPGISGGGFLSPPYRDPPPANAVRPIQRQLSADTAVVKNRCGGPPAGAVKSNRMYSVDNPEQRSDPPKYPTEKSSPVGCGGGGGSGGGGGGGGCNVNGMGNINGGGVSVNGGGMGCNNGSGGGGGCGGGGGGAGVGPGQQQHHLEVQPDYHSSEHRHSFPALYYEGNESPSPAQKASFLKPLGRTKRDATATYSQLSPSRHHNYNSGYSSSPEYSSESTLRIWERFRPYKKSPREEASYIAAGHALRKKVQFAKDEDLHDILDYWKGVSAQQKL, encoded by the exons ATGGCCAGCAGACTCCGTTTGTCGTCcctgtttctctccctcctgctccctGCACTGCTGCTCCTCCACCTGCCTGGCGAGGTGAAAGGGGACTGCTGGCTGATAGAAGGGGATAAAGGCTACGTTTGGCTGGCTATCTGCAGTCAGAACCAACCTCCATACGAGACCATCCCCCAGCACATCAACAGCACG GTTCATGACCTGAGGCTGAACGAGAACAAACTTAAGGCTGTGCTCTTTACCTCCATGTACCGCTTCACAAACCTTACTGACCTCAATCTTACCAAGAACGAGATCAGCTACATCGAGGATGGGGCCTTTGCTGGACAAGCCAACCTACAG gTTCTCCAGCTGGGCTACAACAAGATGACCAACCTGACTGAGGGCATGTTGAGAGGTCTGGGTCGAATgcagtgcctcttcttgcaacACAACCTTATCGAGGTCATTTCCACCAATGCCTTCTGGGAGTGCCCCAGCCTCAGCAGCCTGGACTTATCTTCCAATAAGTTGGCCCGTCTTGACCCGGCTACCTTCAATGTCCTCAACAGGCTGCTGGTGTGTGAACTAGCAGGAAACCCCTTCCACTGTGGCTGTGATCTCTTCAGCTTTCTCTCCTGGCTGGAGGAGTTTAACAATGTCACCCATACCTACGACCGCCTCCAGTGTGAAACACCTCTGGAAATGACCGGTTTTCCACTTCTGAGCCCACTGCCTGGACACGGAAGAAATGCCCGTTACACTCTTAAATCCACGTGTCGCGACGGTGTGAAAATTACAGGGCTGACCTCCCAGACACCAGATCAAGATGGCTCAGGCATGGGTTTGGATAACCCGGACCAAGGTCTGTACCACCAACCAACCATATCGTCCACTGCTGACCCCACCTACAACCATCAGATTTCCCTGAAGCTTCAAACTGTCTCCCTCTATACCGCCTCTCTAATGGTGCAGATCCCACGACCATACAGTAAGATGTACATCCTCTCCCAGTTCAACCACACTATTGCTGCAGACATCAAACCCCTTAAAAGCAAGAAAGAGGTACTCATTTTGGACAACTTGAAACCGCACACAAACTACACTTATTGTGTGGCTTCCACAAGCAAATCTCAGCGCTACAACCACACCTGTGTGTCTTTTACCACACGAGGTATGGGCACAGAGGACCCGCGAGCCAATCCATCCACAACCACCCACTACATCATGACCATCTTGGGATGTCTGTTTGGCATGGTCATTGTGCTTGGAGTAGTCTATTACTGTCTCAGACGGCGACGCATcgaggaggagaagcagaaagCTATAAGCGTGAAGAAAACTATTTTGGAGATGAG GTATGGCCCAGAGGCGGCTGCGGCAGTGGCCAATGACCCAGGTGCCATGCAGCGTCTCCAGGAGCAAGctcaccaccagcaccaccattcaggaggagcaggaggcaaGCTGCCCCAGTCTACCTCCTCTAGCACAGGCATGCTCCACGGCTCAGCCAACACCAGCTCTTCCCGCCTCTCCACCTTGCCGCAGGTGGAAAAAATGGCCACTGCCTTCTCTGAGGCAGTGAGTGGCAAGGGCAACTACATGGATGTGAGGACGGCGGGAGTTGCAGGGGagggcagggagggaggggt gGGAGGAGCAGCGATGGGAGGAGAAGTAATTGTGGATATGCGAGGTGGGGGTGATAACGGGACAGAGGCTGGGGAGGATTCGGATGACGATGGCCGTGGCTCAGCATCAGAGATCTCCACCATCGCCAAGGAGGTGGACAAGGTGAACCAGATCATCAACAACTGCATTGATGCCCTGAAGCTGGATGCCTCTGCTAATGTCGCAACCACTGCTGACAATGGCAACTCTTTGTCCTCCTCTCAGCCACTAACTTGCATGACGTCCCTCCCGCGCAACCTCCTGCCCCTCTCTCCGGGCCACCTCGGAGATCAGATCATGGCCTCCTCCCCAAAGGTACATCCAAAGCCTCACCCCCAGCCTCATCCTCAGCAACATCCTCAGCCACATCCTCAGCCTCagcatcatcctcatcctcagctACATCAGCCGCCTCACCCAGCTTCTATGGCCCCAGTGCCCCTTGTCATGCCCCTGTCTGAGCGGCCGGGCATCAGCGGTGGGGGGTTCCTCTCCCCTCCTTACCGTGACCCACCCCCAGCCAATGCAGTGCGGCCCATTCAGAGGCAGTTGAGCGCAGACACTGCTGTGGTGAAGAACCGTTGTGGTGGCCCTCCTGCGGGAGCTGTCAAGAGCAACAGGATGTACAGTGTGGATAACCCTGAGCAGCGCAGCGATCCTCCCAAGTACCCAACAGAAAAAAGCAGCCCTGTGGGTTGTGGTGGAGGGGGTGGAAGCGGAGGAGGTGGCGGAGGAGGGGGCTGCAATGTCAATGGGATGGGAAACATAAATGGTGGTGGGGTGAGTGTAAATGGGGGCGGGATGGGGTGTAACAAcgggagtggaggtggaggtggatgtggaggaggaggtggaggtgcgGGGGTTGGCCctggacagcagcagcaccacttGGAGGTTCAGCCAGACTACCACAGCTCGGAGCACCGCCACTCCTTCCCTGCACTCTACTACGAGGGCAACGAATCACCCTCACCGGCCCAAAAGGCCTCATTCCTCAAGCCGCTGGGCCGCACCAAGAGGGATGCCACAGCCACCTACTCCCAGCTCTCACCTTCTCGTCACCACAACTACAACTCTGGCTACTCCTCCAGTCCAGAGTATTCGTCTGAGAGCACACTGCGGATCTGGGAGCGATTCCGGCCTTACAAGAAAAGCCCCAGAGAGGAAGCATCGTATATAGCGGCAGGCCACGCCCTGCGTAAGAAGGTGCAGTTTGCCAAGGACGAGGACCTTCACGATATTTTGGACTACTGGAAGGGGGTTTCTGCCCAGCAGAAGCTGTGA